One part of the Tenacibaculum sp. 190130A14a genome encodes these proteins:
- a CDS encoding nuclear transport factor 2 family protein, whose protein sequence is MKKLFFLLFISAVSLAQTNTEIHLFDIISENGKLKVINGKNISNNEGYDSQPHFYNDNIVLFASSRNGQPDIAKYNVRDHEVSYISKTPNGGEYSPQKIPNSKNVSAVRLDNNGLQRFYQYDIKSGKDKALIKDLVVAYPMWYDKNTVISSVIVNDSLQLYVTDLRKKTNIFVAKQTGRSFHKIPNSNLVSFMKQNGKNWEVWSLNPNTKETKKITSVGTAQDICWLPNGNILIPYENTLYQFNPSSDKRWSVFHQFKDENINNISRITVNSIASKLAITAVVSPRGLAQEQLEAYNKRDIDAFLQPYAKDVKIYTYPDELNYQGIDEMRKRYAPMFKNTPDLHCKITSRIVKGNVVIDEELVTANGNTFKAVAIYEITNGKISSVRFVK, encoded by the coding sequence ATGAAAAAGTTATTCTTCTTATTATTTATTAGTGCTGTTAGTTTAGCTCAAACCAATACAGAAATTCACCTTTTTGATATCATATCTGAAAACGGTAAACTAAAAGTAATTAATGGTAAAAACATTTCTAATAACGAAGGGTATGATAGTCAACCTCATTTTTATAACGATAATATTGTTCTTTTTGCTTCTTCAAGAAATGGACAGCCTGATATTGCAAAATATAACGTTAGAGATCATGAAGTTTCATACATTAGTAAAACTCCTAATGGAGGAGAATATTCACCTCAGAAAATTCCGAATTCAAAAAATGTATCAGCAGTAAGATTAGATAATAATGGATTACAAAGATTTTATCAATACGACATTAAATCAGGAAAAGACAAAGCTCTTATTAAAGATTTAGTAGTTGCATATCCAATGTGGTATGATAAAAACACAGTTATTTCCTCTGTAATTGTAAACGATAGTTTACAGCTTTATGTGACTGACCTACGAAAGAAAACGAACATTTTTGTAGCTAAGCAAACGGGGAGATCATTTCATAAAATTCCAAATTCAAATTTGGTTAGTTTTATGAAGCAAAATGGAAAAAATTGGGAAGTTTGGTCATTAAACCCAAATACCAAAGAGACCAAAAAAATTACCAGTGTAGGAACAGCTCAAGATATTTGTTGGTTACCTAATGGTAATATTTTAATTCCTTATGAAAATACTTTATATCAATTTAATCCTTCTTCTGATAAAAGATGGTCTGTTTTTCATCAATTTAAAGATGAAAATATCAACAACATTTCAAGAATTACTGTAAATAGTATTGCTTCAAAATTAGCTATCACCGCCGTAGTTTCTCCTAGAGGTTTGGCACAAGAACAGTTAGAGGCATATAATAAAAGAGACATTGATGCTTTTTTACAACCTTATGCTAAAGATGTAAAAATATATACTTATCCAGACGAGTTGAACTACCAAGGTATTGATGAAATGAGAAAACGTTATGCTCCAATGTTTAAGAATACCCCTGATTTACATTGCAAAATAACGAGTAGAATAGTTAAAGGAAATGTAGTTATAGACGAAGAACTTGTAACAGCAAATGGCAACACTTTTAAAGCAGTCGCCATTTATGAAATTACTAATGGTAAAATTAGTTCGGTTCGTTTTGTAAAATAA
- a CDS encoding T9SS type A sorting domain-containing protein yields MKKIITLLTAIFASTLGFSQIVNIPDANFKNALINYSHTIDTNNDGEIQVSEAHAWTNPIVISSKNISDLTGIEAFVNIPILACDGNNLTKLDLKYNTKLTMLFAMDNDIEKLTLTSNPLLKTLYANNNNLKSVNIANGNNATLTTFDLRFNPNLKCVQIDRYFTPLNSWKKDTNTSYSNYPCKETINPILPDKTVSGPTPLGGFKINTSQVVYIPDSNFKNALLNNTPTIDINNDGEIQVSEAQAYGPYLNVGGKNISDLTGIEAFTNLTFLACNGNNLTKLNIDKNINLTVLYCAGNQIEKLSLVKNTQLENLSSWSCNLKTINVANGRNSILSTFNVTNNPNLECIQIDNGFTPYSSWGKDNTASYSTFPCANSINPILPDKTAMGPTPLGGYKTHADISIYPNPTSEILHIKGDNIDKIEIYNLNGIKVLETTSSTLNVSKLSTGIYSIQMITAKNESILKKFVKK; encoded by the coding sequence ATGAAAAAAATTATTACTTTACTTACTGCTATTTTTGCTAGTACTCTTGGTTTTAGCCAAATTGTGAACATTCCTGATGCCAACTTTAAAAACGCCTTAATAAACTACTCACATACTATCGATACCAACAATGATGGAGAAATTCAAGTTTCAGAAGCACATGCTTGGACTAATCCAATAGTTATTTCCAGTAAAAACATTTCTGACCTAACGGGAATTGAAGCATTTGTTAATATACCAATATTAGCTTGCGATGGGAATAATTTAACCAAATTAGATCTTAAGTATAACACAAAATTAACGATGCTATTCGCTATGGACAATGATATTGAGAAGCTTACTTTAACAAGTAATCCCCTCCTAAAAACACTTTATGCAAACAATAATAATTTGAAAAGTGTAAACATAGCCAATGGTAATAATGCTACTCTAACTACTTTTGATTTAAGGTTTAACCCAAACTTAAAATGCGTTCAAATAGATCGATATTTCACCCCTCTAAATAGTTGGAAAAAAGATACAAATACATCTTATAGCAACTATCCTTGTAAAGAAACCATCAATCCAATTTTACCAGATAAAACGGTTTCTGGACCAACTCCATTAGGTGGGTTTAAAATAAACACTTCTCAAGTAGTATATATACCAGACTCAAATTTTAAAAACGCTTTATTAAACAATACTCCTACTATTGACATTAATAATGATGGAGAAATTCAAGTTTCTGAAGCGCAAGCTTACGGTCCATATTTAAATGTAGGTGGTAAAAATATTTCTGATTTAACTGGTATTGAAGCCTTTACAAACCTAACATTTCTTGCCTGCAATGGAAACAATTTGACTAAACTAAATATAGACAAAAATATAAATTTAACAGTTTTATACTGTGCTGGAAATCAAATAGAAAAGTTGTCTTTAGTTAAGAATACACAACTAGAAAACTTAAGTAGTTGGAGCTGTAACTTGAAAACAATTAACGTTGCCAATGGAAGAAATAGCATTCTTTCTACCTTCAATGTTACCAACAATCCTAACTTAGAGTGTATACAAATAGATAATGGTTTTACCCCATATAGTTCTTGGGGTAAAGATAACACTGCAAGTTATAGTACTTTTCCTTGTGCAAATAGTATCAACCCAATTTTACCAGACAAAACTGCTATGGGACCAACACCTTTAGGAGGCTATAAAACACACGCAGACATCTCAATTTATCCTAATCCAACAAGTGAAATACTTCATATAAAAGGAGATAATATTGATAAAATAGAAATTTATAATCTAAATGGGATTAAAGTTTTAGAAACAACATCTTCCACTCTTAATGTATCTAAGCTTTCTACAGGTATTTATTCAATTCAAATGATAACCGCCAAAAATGAATCTATCTTAAAAAAATTCGTAAAGAAGTAA